A genomic region of Eucalyptus grandis isolate ANBG69807.140 chromosome 5, ASM1654582v1, whole genome shotgun sequence contains the following coding sequences:
- the LOC120293116 gene encoding LOW QUALITY PROTEIN: (3S,6E)-nerolidol synthase 1-like (The sequence of the model RefSeq protein was modified relative to this genomic sequence to represent the inferred CDS: inserted 3 bases in 3 codons), whose product MNDGTQNKKPQGNDILGFTSLFEASQLGIEGEDALDQVGESTRQRLHSSLADLDHVQTRFVRNSLGNPFHKSLARFTANDFXRNFVGHSCSWTKNLGELAHLDMNIVRSVHQREILQVSNWWKELGMAKELKYARNQPMKWYIWPMAILTETGLSQERVLVTKPISFIYIIDDIFDVYGTIGDLTAFTDVVNRWECTEKDNIPDYMRTCFHALDDITNEFSLAVYKNHGWNPLCSLRKTWASLLNAFLVEARWLASGHSPTTQDYLDNAIVSSGVHVLLVHLFFILGERITXESVDHLENIPEIVSSTASILRLWDDLGSAEDEFQDGRDGSYVECYKREFHGSSEEAARDHVKKMISEAWKRLNKACLYPQTFTKSFSKAXLNTARMVPLMYNYDDSHSLPLLEHHMKSLLFKGSTF is encoded by the exons ATGAATGATGGAACTCAGAATAAAAAGCCACAGGGCAATGACATTTTGGGTTTCACAAGTTTATTTGAGGCTTCCCAACTTGGCATTGAAGGAGAAGATGCTCTCGATCAAGTAGGAGAGTCAACCCGTCAACGCCTCCATTCATCTTTGGCCGATCTTGACCACGTTCAAACTAGATTCGTGAGAAATTCACTTGGCAATCCGTTCCACAAGAGCTTGGCCAGGTTCACGGCTAATgatt tgaggaattttgtGGGACATTCGTGTAGCTGGACCAAGAATTTAGGGGAACTTGCCCATTTGGACATGAACATTGTAAGATCCGTGCATCAACGGGAAATCCTCCAAGTCTCGAA TTGGTGGAAAGAACTGGGCATGGCAAAGGAACTGAAGTACGCAAGGAACCAGCCAATGAAGTGGTACATATGGCCAATGGCCATCCTCACCGAAACAGGCTTGTCCCAGGAGAGAGTGCTCGTCACCAAACCCATCTCATTCATCTACATCATCGATGACATTTTTGACGTCTATGGCACGATCGGAGATCTCACCGCGTTCACGGATGTTGTCAACAG ATGGGAATGCACTGAAAAAGACAACATACCAGACTACATGAGGACGTGCTTTCATGCTTTGGATGATATTACCAATGAATTCAGCTTGGCGGTGTACAAAAATCATGGGTGGAACCCATTGTGCTCCTTAAGGAAGACG TGGGCAAGCCTGCTAAATGCCTTCTTGGTGGAGGCAAGATGGCTTGCCAGTGGTCACTCCCCGACAACACAAGACTACTTGGACAACGCAATTGTCAGCTCCGGAGTGCACGTCTTGTTGGTCCACTTATTCTTCATCTTGGGTGAGAGAATCA CCGAAAGTGTTGATCATTTAGAAAATATACCTGAAATTGTATCTTCCACAGCTTCAATTCTTCGTCTTTGGGACGACTTGGGAAGTGCCGAG GACGAGTTCCAAGATGGCCGAGATGGGTCATATGTGGAATGCTACAAGCGAGAATTCCATGGCTCTTCAGAAGAAGCGGCACGAGACCATGTGAAGAAGATGATCTCGGAGGCATGGAAGAGGCTCAACAAGGCATGTCTCTATCCTCAAACATTCACCAAGTCCTTCAGCAAGG TCCTGAACACAGCCAGGATGGTCCCGCTGATGTACAATTACGACGACAGCCATTCACTCCCTCTCCTTGAACACCACATGAAGTCATTGCTCTTTAAAGGCTCTACCTTCTAA